Genomic window (Streptococcus porcinus):
CGCGGCCGACCGACAGTCCGTCGTGTAGCACGATCAGCCTCAGCTTGTTGTTTAGCCGCTTCCTTGGCAACCTTTTCTCGCTCCTTTGCTAGCTCCGCTTCTTTTGCAGCTGCTTCTTCACCTGAAACTTTTTCTGCCAATTTTTCATAAGCTGATTCTCGATCTATGCTGTGAGCATACTTGTTCTGATATGGAGAAGTTTGATTTAAGTTCAGCAATTCCTCATCTGACATCAAATCAAAACTACTTTTAGGTGGCAAAATATAAGCACGCTCAACAATACTTGGTTGCCCTTTTTCATTAAGAGCTGAAATAAGCGCTTCTCCAACTTCTAGCTCTGTAATCACAGTTGCAACATCTAATTCCGGATTTTGCCTAAAAGTATCAGCAGCAACTCGAACTGCTTTTTGTTCTTTTGGTGTATAGGCACGAAGCGCATGCTGAATGCGATTCCCCAACTGAGCTAGTACTGTCTCTGGCAAATCCAAAGGATTTTGTGTCACAAAGAAAATCCCAACACCTTTTGAACGAATGAGACGTACAATTTGTTCAACTTTATCTAAAAAGATCTTTGGAGCATCTTTGAAAAGTAAATGTGCTTCATCAAAGAAAAAGACCATCTTTGGTTTTTCAAGATCACCTACCTCGGGAAGTAACTCATACAGTTCAGAAAGCATCCATAGTAAGAAAGTGGTGTAAAGAGTTGGAGAATTAAAAAGTTTAGTGGCGTTAAGAATATTAATAGCTCCTTGACCACTTGCTACATCTAACTGAATAAAGTCAGCTAAATCTAAGGCAGGCTCACCAAAGAAAAGATTTGCTCCTTCTTGCTCCAAAGTCAATAATTGACGTTGAATAGCACCAACGGATTGTTTCGCAATATTACCATATTTTCCTGAATAATCATTAGTATGATCCGCTACTTCTTTTAAGATCGCTTGCAGATCCTTTAAGTCTATCAATAACCATCCATGATCATCAGCAATTTTAAAAATAATATTCAACACACCAGTTTGTGTATCATTCAGATTCATAAGTCGGGCTAACATCAAGGGTCCCATTTCAGAAATCGTTGTCCGAACGGGTAGACCTTTTTCACCAAAAACATCCCAGAGACGTACCGGAAAAGCTTGCGATTGATAATTTCCAATCTCAAGTTTATCTAGTCTTTTTTGTAATTTATCATTGACTTGTCCAGCTTTAGCTAAATTACTTAAATCACCTTTAATGTCAGCAAGAAAAACAGGAACTCCTGCCAAACTTAATTGCTCCGCTAAAACTTTTAAAGTGACTGTTTTTCCTGTACCAGTTGCTCCGGCAATCAGACCGTGCCGATTTAACATATTTAGTTGAAATTCAATAGGGGTTTTCCCTTTTGCAATTGTTAGTGTTGCCATGTCAACCTCTTTCTCCGCTTCAAAACATTT
Coding sequences:
- a CDS encoding helicase HerA-like domain-containing protein, which translates into the protein MATLTIAKGKTPIEFQLNMLNRHGLIAGATGTGKTVTLKVLAEQLSLAGVPVFLADIKGDLSNLAKAGQVNDKLQKRLDKLEIGNYQSQAFPVRLWDVFGEKGLPVRTTISEMGPLMLARLMNLNDTQTGVLNIIFKIADDHGWLLIDLKDLQAILKEVADHTNDYSGKYGNIAKQSVGAIQRQLLTLEQEGANLFFGEPALDLADFIQLDVASGQGAINILNATKLFNSPTLYTTFLLWMLSELYELLPEVGDLEKPKMVFFFDEAHLLFKDAPKIFLDKVEQIVRLIRSKGVGIFFVTQNPLDLPETVLAQLGNRIQHALRAYTPKEQKAVRVAADTFRQNPELDVATVITELEVGEALISALNEKGQPSIVERAYILPPKSSFDLMSDEELLNLNQTSPYQNKYAHSIDRESAYEKLAEKVSGEEAAAKEAELAKEREKVAKEAAKQQAEADRATRRTVGRPRKSVVEKATDAFISTTVRTIGRELVRGLLGSLRK